A single window of Tenericutes bacterium MZ-XQ DNA harbors:
- a CDS encoding signal peptidase I, producing the protein MENKKKSTPKKVLSITLNSLFYMIIVVLLIFSLANIKVKKENNIANIFGVGFLSVQSNSMFGDQADSFEQGDMIFVKMLDEESVMELEVGDIVTYFDMTIKEFNTHRIVEINAEEEYLITQADYNPVSENTNTQPDQPINFDQAIATYSTKVSGLGNTLDYLQSPTGFALFIILPVVFILAFEGVVLGRNIISLNRAKMEDKYAQEKEDTKKLLEAEKEKLREELLAELKKENEKQSK; encoded by the coding sequence ATGGAAAACAAAAAGAAATCAACACCTAAGAAAGTATTATCAATTACGCTTAATTCATTGTTTTATATGATCATTGTCGTATTGCTAATCTTTTCACTTGCTAACATTAAAGTTAAGAAAGAAAATAATATTGCTAATATTTTTGGCGTAGGATTCTTATCTGTTCAATCAAACTCGATGTTTGGTGATCAAGCCGATTCATTTGAACAAGGTGACATGATTTTTGTGAAAATGTTAGATGAAGAATCTGTTATGGAATTAGAAGTGGGAGATATTGTTACTTATTTTGATATGACTATCAAAGAGTTTAATACCCACAGGATTGTTGAAATTAACGCTGAAGAAGAATATTTAATCACTCAAGCTGATTATAATCCAGTTTCAGAAAACACAAATACTCAACCCGATCAACCGATAAATTTCGATCAAGCTATTGCTACCTATTCAACAAAAGTATCAGGATTAGGTAACACTTTAGATTATTTACAATCTCCAACTGGATTTGCACTTTTTATCATATTACCAGTTGTGTTTATTCTTGCATTTGAAGGTGTTGTTCTTGGAAGAAATATTATCTCACTAAATCGTGCAAAAATGGAAGATAAATATGCACAAGAAAAAGAAGATACAAAGAAACTTTTAGAAGCCGAAAAAGAAAAGCTTCGTGAAGAATTACTAGCAGAGTTAAAGAAGGAAAACGAAAAACAATCTAAATAA
- a CDS encoding exodeoxyribonuclease VII small subunit, with translation MAEKSFETLLKELEQVVKDLENKDIPLDEAVKKYQLGLELSKACYEMLESAEKLVVKEIKS, from the coding sequence ATGGCTGAAAAATCATTTGAAACATTATTAAAAGAATTGGAACAAGTCGTAAAAGATTTGGAAAATAAGGATATACCACTCGATGAAGCAGTTAAAAAATATCAATTAGGACTAGAATTATCTAAAGCTTGTTACGAAATGCTAGAAAGTGCTGAAAAGTTAGTTGTTAAGGAGATTAAATCTTAA
- a CDS encoding exodeoxyribonuclease VII large subunit: MNHPVYLTVTALTKYIKVKLEQDKHLTHILIKGEVSNFKRHSRGHFYFTLKDEGASISCIMFSRDTMDVSFEPKEGDHVLIEGRMSVYEPSGSYSIQVKSLKLDGIGELYLKYEKLKKELEEKGYFDQAHKKPIPKFPKKIGVITSPTGAVIQDITNTVTRRYMLCEIHLYPALVQGPGSSESIRNQILLANKKNEVDVLIVGRGGGSIEDLWGFNELPTIEAIYNSEIPIITAIGHETDFTLSDFVGDLRAPTPTAAAELATPNKVDLIEKINDYKYQNQKNMLDFIEFYQTKILHLDQSLERVSPLSRLDQYKKDISKLDDLLSLHMTSYIGNQRVVLDKLTQKMKHPQDKIDYYKEKLDLIDGSLNRNIQHVYEYKVGRFDALKNALNALSPLLLMDKGYAMIKKDQHVLTTIDDVHMDDDIEIELQDGYIYTKVKGKKEK; encoded by the coding sequence TTGAATCATCCAGTATATTTAACTGTCACTGCATTAACTAAATATATCAAGGTAAAACTTGAACAAGATAAGCATTTAACGCATATCTTAATTAAAGGTGAAGTCTCCAATTTTAAGCGTCATAGTCGGGGGCATTTTTACTTTACTTTAAAAGATGAAGGTGCATCTATTAGCTGTATCATGTTTTCAAGAGATACGATGGATGTGAGCTTCGAACCTAAAGAAGGCGATCATGTTTTAATTGAAGGACGTATGAGCGTTTATGAGCCAAGCGGTTCATACAGCATACAAGTAAAATCATTAAAGCTTGATGGCATAGGTGAGTTATACTTAAAATATGAAAAACTAAAGAAAGAACTGGAAGAAAAAGGTTATTTTGATCAAGCACATAAAAAACCAATTCCAAAATTCCCTAAAAAAATTGGAGTTATCACATCTCCTACAGGTGCTGTGATCCAAGATATTACAAACACAGTAACAAGAAGATATATGTTATGTGAGATTCATTTATACCCAGCACTTGTTCAAGGCCCTGGTTCTAGTGAAAGTATTAGAAATCAAATTTTACTAGCAAATAAAAAGAATGAAGTTGATGTTTTAATCGTTGGTCGTGGCGGTGGATCCATTGAAGACCTTTGGGGTTTTAATGAACTACCAACCATAGAAGCCATCTACAACTCAGAAATACCTATTATTACAGCGATTGGGCATGAAACTGATTTTACTCTATCAGATTTTGTAGGTGACTTAAGAGCGCCAACACCCACAGCAGCTGCAGAACTAGCGACACCTAATAAAGTAGATTTAATAGAAAAAATTAATGATTACAAATATCAAAATCAAAAAAATATGTTAGATTTTATAGAATTTTATCAAACAAAGATTCTTCATCTTGATCAAAGCTTAGAGAGAGTTTCTCCATTATCTAGATTGGATCAATATAAAAAAGATATATCAAAGCTTGATGATTTATTATCACTTCACATGACATCTTATATTGGTAATCAAAGGGTAGTTCTTGATAAACTTACTCAAAAAATGAAACATCCCCAAGATAAAATTGATTATTATAAAGAGAAGTTAGATTTAATAGATGGTTCACTAAATAGAAATATCCAACATGTTTATGAGTATAAAGTAGGTCGATTTGATGCACTGAAAAATGCTCTTAATGCACTATCTCCGTTATTGCTCATGGATAAAGGATATGCGATGATTAAAAAAGATCAACATGTACTTACTACGATTGATGATGTACATATGGATGATGATATCGAAATTGAACTACAAGATGGTTATATATACACTAAAGTAAAAGGAAAGAAGGAAAAATAA
- a CDS encoding signal peptidase I produces MKKTLTGIFSGLAILIFILSIGLMISGTIALRRNEPVFVFGRAVAVVPTDSMVGNEPDSLDVNDMVIIRKATIDEVEIGDVIVFQGVNGSGNPILVIHRVVDIQDEGIITKGDNNSSIDQPSYQDYVSNDNFQGIFQTKITFLKPLSQMMSSSKSLIFGGLAIVLTIMLISEVIHLVRTYQDEKNEAIKKKHEEEIEALKEKQKQEIIEEILRDNQK; encoded by the coding sequence ATGAAAAAAACACTTACAGGTATATTTTCTGGATTAGCCATTTTAATATTTATTCTATCCATCGGATTAATGATTTCGGGAACGATAGCATTAAGGAGAAATGAACCTGTATTTGTTTTTGGTAGAGCTGTAGCTGTTGTACCTACAGATTCAATGGTAGGAAATGAGCCTGATTCCCTGGATGTCAATGATATGGTTATCATTAGAAAAGCAACCATAGATGAAGTTGAAATTGGTGATGTTATTGTTTTTCAAGGTGTAAATGGTTCAGGAAATCCTATCTTAGTTATCCATAGGGTTGTTGATATTCAAGATGAAGGTATTATCACAAAAGGAGATAATAATTCATCAATTGATCAACCAAGTTATCAAGATTATGTGTCAAATGATAATTTTCAAGGCATTTTCCAGACAAAAATTACATTCTTAAAACCACTATCTCAAATGATGTCATCATCTAAGAGTCTTATTTTTGGGGGATTAGCAATTGTACTAACGATTATGCTCATTTCAGAAGTTATTCATCTCGTTAGAACATATCAAGATGAAAAAAATGAAGCCATAAAGAAGAAACATGAAGAGGAAATTGAAGCTTTAAAAGAGAAGCAAAAACAAGAAATCATAGAAGAGATATTAAGAGATAATCAAAAGTAA
- a CDS encoding 1-deoxy-D-xylulose-5-phosphate synthase, which produces MNLLDIKDPSFLKDLSLKELEALAIDIRTFLIDSIEKTGGHLSSNLGTVELIIALHHVFNSPDDAIIFDVGHQAYTHKILTGRAKHFDTLRQTHGLSGYINYKESIHDLWESGHAGTALSALYGILYAKSLKGEKGEGIAVVGDASIMNGMSTEALNLLGNDAKQRGIIILNDNQMSISKSVGSISRALTRFRSNHFVIKSKRFWHRVLPEFLIRILSRIKRSIRTLLQRKNIFEDLGYMYIGPIDGHDLKSLIYHLKRIKRIKESIVLHIITDKGKGHKDAENDIVGTYHGVSKKDQGNKAGISWSECIAVGLDKLQDVEKTFVIMPAMTVGAKMIDFEKKYPDRYLDIGIAEEHGASMAAMMAHQGIKVFYPLYATFSQRAFDQILNDISRSDHHVVFGVDRAGIVGEDGSTHQGLFDVSMFNLMPNMVITMPYDAKEAFNLLYYGFMKQSHPFVIRYPRGVVEFDKTMDVTFDDIKPTWTYHKKGNEDIVLISYGPSLDLLSQASDQLGVDATIINARFIKPIDENMLKNIFSKDVKVLVYEEVSNIGGLYPQILRYMAKHEHHHKILEMSITDQVVEHGHYNDMLKACHMDIDSIVKKIKELI; this is translated from the coding sequence ATGAATCTTTTGGACATAAAAGATCCTTCATTTTTAAAAGATTTATCACTTAAAGAACTTGAAGCATTAGCAATAGATATTCGAACATTTTTAATTGATTCAATCGAAAAAACAGGTGGTCACCTAAGTTCAAATTTAGGTACAGTCGAACTGATTATTGCGTTACATCATGTGTTTAATAGCCCTGATGACGCAATCATTTTTGACGTAGGTCATCAAGCATATACACATAAGATTTTAACAGGCAGAGCGAAACATTTTGATACTTTAAGACAAACACATGGTTTGTCTGGATATATTAATTATAAAGAATCTATTCATGATCTTTGGGAAAGCGGACATGCAGGTACTGCACTATCTGCCCTTTACGGCATTTTATATGCAAAATCTCTTAAAGGAGAAAAAGGGGAAGGGATTGCTGTTGTTGGTGATGCATCCATTATGAATGGAATGAGTACTGAAGCGTTAAACCTATTAGGTAATGATGCTAAGCAGCGAGGGATCATCATTCTAAACGATAATCAAATGAGTATATCTAAAAGCGTAGGTTCGATATCAAGAGCACTTACAAGATTTAGAAGTAATCATTTTGTTATTAAGTCAAAAAGATTTTGGCATAGAGTTTTACCAGAATTTTTGATTAGAATTTTAAGTCGAATCAAAAGAAGTATAAGAACATTATTACAAAGGAAAAATATATTTGAAGATTTAGGATATATGTATATTGGACCTATAGATGGTCATGATTTAAAGAGTTTAATTTATCATTTAAAACGGATTAAACGTATCAAAGAAAGTATTGTCCTTCATATCATTACTGATAAAGGAAAAGGACATAAAGATGCTGAAAATGATATCGTTGGTACATACCATGGGGTATCTAAAAAAGATCAAGGCAATAAAGCTGGAATTTCATGGAGTGAATGTATCGCGGTTGGTTTAGATAAGTTGCAAGATGTCGAAAAAACATTTGTAATTATGCCTGCAATGACTGTGGGAGCTAAGATGATAGATTTTGAAAAGAAATACCCTGATCGTTATTTGGATATTGGTATTGCTGAAGAACATGGTGCATCCATGGCTGCCATGATGGCACATCAAGGGATTAAAGTATTTTATCCTTTATATGCTACGTTTAGCCAAAGAGCATTTGATCAAATCTTAAATGATATTTCAAGATCTGATCATCATGTTGTCTTTGGAGTTGACCGTGCAGGTATCGTTGGTGAAGATGGATCGACCCATCAAGGATTGTTTGATGTATCCATGTTTAACTTAATGCCAAATATGGTTATAACTATGCCATATGATGCTAAAGAAGCTTTTAATCTTTTATATTATGGGTTTATGAAACAGTCGCACCCGTTTGTGATTAGATATCCAAGAGGTGTTGTTGAGTTTGATAAAACGATGGATGTAACATTTGATGATATCAAACCGACTTGGACTTATCACAAAAAAGGGAATGAAGACATAGTTTTAATCAGTTATGGACCAAGTCTGGATTTGTTGTCTCAAGCGAGTGATCAATTAGGTGTTGATGCAACCATCATTAACGCAAGATTTATTAAGCCAATCGATGAAAACATGTTAAAAAACATATTTAGTAAAGATGTAAAAGTATTAGTTTATGAGGAAGTATCTAATATTGGTGGACTTTATCCACAAATATTAAGATACATGGCTAAACATGAACACCATCATAAAATTTTAGAGATGTCAATTACTGATCAAGTTGTCGAACACGGACATTATAACGATATGTTGAAAGCTTGTCATATGGATATAGATAGTATAGTCAAAAAGATAAAGGAACTGATTTAA
- a CDS encoding ATP-binding protein, producing MFKVEDLHFKYPKNKEETIKGISFEIKKGEIFGFLGPSGAGKSTTQKILIKLLDQYDGLITYNSKNILELGESFYENIGVSFEMPIHFSKMTAMENIEFFLKLYKKHNDVEALMKKVGLWEHKDKMVGEFSKGMKIRLNIVRALLNSPEMLFLDEPTNGLDPTNAMILKDMIRVFKQEGGTVFITSHIMSDIDQLCDRVAFIVDGQIKEIDSPRNLKIKYGKRTIKVEYSDNNHTETQEFPMDDIGKNQAFIDLIKNKNIETIHSGETTLEDIFIMVTGVDLGHE from the coding sequence ATGTTTAAAGTAGAAGATTTACATTTCAAGTATCCGAAAAACAAAGAGGAAACCATTAAAGGGATTTCATTTGAAATCAAAAAAGGAGAAATCTTCGGATTTTTAGGACCTAGTGGTGCAGGTAAATCCACCACTCAAAAAATATTGATTAAGTTACTGGATCAATATGATGGATTAATCACTTATAACAGTAAAAACATTTTAGAATTAGGTGAATCATTTTATGAAAATATTGGTGTGAGTTTTGAAATGCCAATTCACTTCTCGAAAATGACTGCAATGGAAAATATTGAATTTTTCTTAAAGCTTTATAAAAAACACAATGATGTTGAAGCATTAATGAAAAAAGTAGGTTTATGGGAACATAAAGACAAAATGGTTGGAGAGTTCTCTAAAGGTATGAAGATTAGATTAAATATCGTTCGAGCATTACTCAATAGTCCTGAAATGCTTTTCTTAGATGAACCAACCAATGGACTTGACCCCACAAACGCTATGATTTTAAAAGATATGATTCGCGTTTTCAAACAAGAAGGTGGAACAGTATTTATTACATCTCATATCATGAGTGACATCGATCAATTATGTGATAGAGTAGCTTTTATCGTTGATGGTCAAATCAAAGAAATAGATTCACCAAGAAACTTAAAAATCAAATATGGTAAACGAACTATTAAAGTTGAGTATAGTGATAATAATCATACAGAAACTCAAGAGTTTCCAATGGATGACATAGGTAAAAATCAAGCCTTTATAGACCTTATTAAAAATAAAAATATCGAAACCATCCATTCAGGCGAAACAACTTTAGAAGACATCTTTATCATGGTAACAGGAGTTGATTTGGGTCATGAATAA